In a genomic window of Epinephelus fuscoguttatus linkage group LG23, E.fuscoguttatus.final_Chr_v1:
- the LOC125883391 gene encoding caspase recruitment domain-containing protein 8-like isoform X2, with amino-acid sequence MAQEAELLYNTVQWDEIVLQSAGKMAAGPLFEIKCSEEAAVCQLHLPHCEIMDAPLPDGLLSVVHITDDGMSVLESLEITDTHVVVTVPHLSAFGLVRDIVTRFLSNLKLVSGQVLLFLGPPVPETQRQKLNVLLLPRNIPLTEVSPQQQLCKNIQAPSKCKLIKDQSYTAHCPQAIKVQPKKAEFDLDFGPNYHPTFEIRLPTNTPEVTVTVQDERQTEVWQHDVDLMGLPAEDSVPAEDSVPAEQRLSSVRTQFVSRVSDSNLNQLLDKLLERQVINDDEMQSARAKLRADKARHVIDTVRNKGTEASSVLIAALCEVDPHLSRVLKLS; translated from the exons ATGGCTCAGGAGGCGGAGCTGCTGTACAACACTGTCCAATGGGATGAGATCGTCCTCCAGTCAGctggcaagatggctgcagggCCACTGTTTGAAATCAAGTGTTCAGAGgaagctgctgtctgtcagctccacctCCCACACTGTGAAATTATGGATG CTCCGCTTCCTGATGGCCTGTTGTCTGTTGTCCACATCACTGACGATGGAATGAGCGTCCTCGAGTCGCTGGAGATTACAGACACTCATGTGGTTGTCACTGTTCCTCACCTCTCTGCCTTTGGCCTGGTCCGGGATATCGTCACAAGGTTTTTGAGCAACCTAAAACTAGTCAGCGGCCAAGTTCTGCTGTTCCTCGGGCCACCAGTCCCAgaaacacagaggcaaaaaCTCAATGTGCTTCTCCTGCCAAGAAACATCCCTCTGACGGAG GTGAGCCCACAACAGCAACTTTGCAAGAACATCCAGGCTCCTTCCAAATGTAAACTCATCAAAGATCAAAGTTACACTGCTCACTGTCCTCAGGCCATTAAAGTACAGCCTAAG AAAGCAGAGTTCGACCTGGATTTTGGACCAAATTATCACCCAACGTTTGAGATCCGCCTGCCTACAAACACACCAGAAGTGACTGTAACAGTCCAAGAcgaaagacagacagaagtcTGGCAGCATGACGTTGATCTGATGG GTCTTCCAGCAGAGGACAGCGTCCCAGCAGAGGACAGCGTCCCAGCAGAGCAGAGGCTGTCCTCAGTTCGGACACAGTTTGTAAGCAGAGTGTCTGATTCTAATCTGAACCAGCTTCTGGATAAACTCCTGGAGCGTCAGGTTATAAATGATGATGAAATGCAGTCGGCCAGAGCAAAACTCAGAGCAGACAAAGCACGACATGTGATCGACACGGTGCGGAACAAGGGAACTGAAGCCAGTTCAGTTCTGATCGCTGCTCTCTGTGAGGTGGATCCACATCTTTCCAGGGTGCTGAAATTAAGCTGA